From Salmo salar chromosome ssa09, Ssal_v3.1, whole genome shotgun sequence:
GAGCCAATTACAGTGTCCTCTAAGGATTCCTCTGTGTCTTCGACTGCCTCCTTCTCCTCTGCCACCTTCTCTTCTGCTGCttcctctcctgtttctcctcccACCTCTGCTTCCACCTCCTCTGTGTGTTCATCTCCATTGCACTCCTCCATCGGAACCTCTCTTTTCTAGAGTGAAAACATCCATGTGCCATCAAGGGGGAAAAAACGACGTGTTAGAATAATAATGACACAGCAGCTGTCATGGGCACACATCAAACACCAGGAGGGGAGCAGCCCTACTGCTGGAGTCACATGTTCAAAGACATCACAGAGTAAGGCATCAGCATCAGCAGCTCCTCTGAGTAAAGGAAAATGCATGAATAAATGAAGGGCAATTACATATGGTTGCAAGGTGATGAATAGCAGCATAGTGGTGCTGCGGAGATAAATTAGAGGTTTTTAATGATGTATGCTGTAGCGAGGAAGACTGCATATTATCACACTGTCGGGAGCCAGCTAAATCAGTCCAGTCAACAGTATCAATAACAAAAACTGTCATTCCAACAACATTGCAACTTAAATGGAAAATTAACCGGCCTGGTACTCTGGAGAACAGCGAAAGCAGAGGGAGTCTGAACTCTTTTCCCAGAAATACCCATGAAGCTTGTCCAGTAAAATTAACTCAATTTGCACCCTTCTCGAAACAGCACCCTCTAAAAGCCTATGGGATTTGTTAGAGGAAGATCACAGGTTCAGCTGGGCAATACTTTCTCTGCTGTCCCTTGCCACCTTTTTGGGAAAAAGATACAAATAATTTCTCTATGGTTTGGCAGCATCCCAAAGTGAGTTGAGAAGTTGAAGTTTTTTCTTAATATATCTACATATAAATGTTCATATAATGTTTTACAACAGCATCAGCATGTTCTTCTATAAGAATAGTCCTATTATAGAAATAATTAATTAGAAAAATAATGAACTGATTCCCAATCGTCTGCTTTCTATTGAGTATAAATCCTATATAATATCATAGAATTATTATAAATACTTTATATGCTTTGCAAAAACTACAGATGAAATATAAACACAATGAAACACTGTAAAAACTGAGAAATGTACACATGTTAATTAATGAGAGACGGGTACACTGTTTTTAAACCAACTCTAAATTGCCACTCATCCATGCAATGAGAGGATTAGCAACATTACTAGttacttggggcggcaggtagcctagtggttagagtgttgggtctgtaaccgaaaggttgctggatcgaatcccaatCCCTTGAGTGGAAAACACATTGGGTAGCTGAATTCTATAGCTAAAAAGCTATATAAACACAATTTATATTTTAGAAAATTAAGTGAAAGTTGAATTCCAACCTTGGAACCTGGAGGAGGTGGCAGACCCAGGAAGGCATACACCGCATTGTCCTCTTTGGCGTCAAAGAATGTCTCGTAGTCCTATGGTAAAAGGCAAATTAGACATTTCTGTTTAGTCTCCAATCGTTCTCTCAGCATTTGAATGGACACTTTTCCCCCACCTTTACCTGAACCATTCAGTAGGGAGTAGGCTTATTGGTCACCACACCTTCTATATTATCTAGTTATGCTCACCCCACAGTAGCTCTCTTCGTTGAAGatctgagggggtagagggatCCCGTTGGTGGGCTTTTTCTCCACAGGGACATTTTCCCTCATCCACATGCGGTTGTCCTCATTGCAGGCAATGTCCAATGGAGCGTAGTCCACTTTCAGGGCCTCCAGGAATCCAAGCACATCCTGTTGCTTCTTTTTGATCTGGACAATCACACAGGTGTACAGACAAACAACAAACACAGTATAGATAGGCTTCTTCTTCATGAGATCATGTTTGGCAGATTTTTTTCTATCACTAGGTTGAGGAGAGCAGAGTAGAAGGCTAATACATTAATGAAAGTTTTTTACTTTTTGTTTTATAGTTTGAGAAAGAATCTATTCACATATCATACACtatatgcagttgaagtcagaagtttacatacacttaggttggagtcattaaaactcgtttttcaaccactccacaaatttattgttagcaaactatagttttggcaagtcggttaggacatctactttgagcatgacacaggcaatttttccaacaattgtttacaaacagattatttcacttaccgtaatttccggactattaagcgcacctgaatataagccgcacccactgaatttaaaaaatatatattattttgaacataaataagccgcaaatgtctataagccgcaggtgcctaccggtacattgaaacaaatgaactttacacaggctttaacgaaacacggcttgtaacaaaaaataaaaaattagcagtaagctttagttgtctttttgcactgagtcaattcctcacgctgctgtttccaacatcttatcatcgactcattaagaccaagctcccgtgcagcagctctatttccttttccaacagccagatcaatcgccttcaacttgaaagctgtgtaaccgatgtgaaatggctagttagttagcggtggtgcgcgctaatagcgtttcaatcagtgacgtcactcgctctgagacttgaagtagggtttccccttgcgttgcaagggccgcggcttttgtggcgcgatgggtaacgatgcttcgtggggtgtcagttgttgatgtgtgcaaaggtccctggttcgagcccgggttggggcgaagagagggacggaacctacactgttacattgatgctgttgaccctgatcattggttgctgcggaaaaggaggaggtcaaagggggggtgagtgtaaccgatgtgaaatggctagttagttagcggtggtgcgcgctaatagtgtttcaatcagtgacgtcactcgctctgagacttgaagtagggtttcccctaaaagccgcggcttttgtggcgcgatgggtaacgatgcttcgtggggtgtcagttgttgatgtgtgcaagggtccctggttcgagcccgggttggggcgaagagagggacggaacctacactgttacagctGCATCATAtacatttctccgtgtctttgccatgatgagggcgACAAAATGACTacagtaatcagaatgatgggaagtttgagagcgttgtaaagttgtttgaccttaacccgtttggcaatttcattggtctaatgaaagcttcatgccgaaaaaaaactgagcacgtcacagaatgtgtttttttggagaaaaaaaaattgaaagcggaaaaaaacatatattagccgcgtcattgtttaagctgcgaggttcaaagcctgggaaaaaagttgcggcttatagtccggaatttacggtaatcacaattccagtggatcagcagtttacatacactaagttgactgtgcctttaaacagcttggaaaattccagaaaatgatgtcatggctttagaagcttctgattgattcaaattatgtcaattagcctattggaggtgtacctgtggatgtatttcaaggcctaccttcaaactcatgcctctttgcttgacatcatgggaaaatcaaaagaaatcagccaagacctcagaaaaaaattgtagacctccacaagtctggttcatccttgggagcaatttacaaatgcctgaaaataccacgttcatctgtacaaacaatagtacgcaagtataaacaccatgggaccacgcaaccgtcataccgctcaggaaggagacaatataggactcgttttactgtagatatagatacttttgtacctgtttcctccagcatcttcacaaggtcctttgctgttgttctggtattgatttgcacttttcgcactaaagtacatcccaactgtgaagcacgggcgtggcaacatcatgttgtgggggtgctttgctggaggagggactggtggacttcacaaaatatgaggaaggaaaattatgtggaatattgaagcaacatctcaagacatcagtcaggaagttaaagcttggtcgcaaatgggtcttccaaatggacaatgaccccaagcatacttccaaagttgtggcaaaatggcttaaggacaacaaagtcaaggtactggagtggccatcacaaagccctgacctcaatcctatagaaatttgtgggcagaactgaaaaagtggatgcgagcaaggaggcctacaaacctgactcagttacaccagctctgtcaggaggaatggactggaattcacccaacttattgtgggaagcttgtgggaggctacccaaaatatttgacctaagttaaacaatgtaaaggcaatgctacaaaatactaattgagtgtatgtaaacttctgacccactgggaatgtgatgaaataaaagctgaaataaatcattctctctactattattctgacatttcacattcttaaaataaagtggtgaccctaactgacctaaaacagggaatttttactaggattaaatgtcaggaattgtgaaaaactgagtgtaaatgtacttggctacggtgtatgtaaacttccgacttcaactgtatacagaaGTATGTGTACACCCCCTTCAAATTAGTCgatttggctattttagccacacctgttgctgacaggtgtataaaatcgagcacacagccatgcaatctccatagacaaacattagcagtagaatggccttactgaagagctcagtgacttccaacgtggcaccgtcataggatgccacctttccaacaagttagtttgtcaaatttctgccgtgATAGAGCTACCCaggttaactgtaagtgctgtcattgtgaagtggaaacatctaggtgcAACAAGGGCtctgccgcgaagtggtaggtcacagaagctcacagaacaggaccgccaagtgctgaggCGTGTAATAattgcctgtcctcggttgcaacactcactaccgagttccaaactgtctctggaagcaacgtcagcacaataactgtttcgtcgggagcttcattaaatgggtttccatggctgagcagctgcacacaagcctaagatcatcaagtgcaatgccaagcgttggctggagtggtgtaaagctcgccgccattggactctggagcagtgggaaCGCGTTCTatggagtgatgaattacgcttcaccatctgacagtcctacggatgaatctgggtttggtagatgccaggagaatgctacctgccccaatgcatagcgccaactgtaacgtttgatggaggaggaataacggtctggggctgtgtttcatggttcgggctaggccccttagttccagtgaagggaaatcgtaacgctacaccatacaatgacattctagacgatactGTGCTTCTAattttgtggtaacagtttgaggaaggcccattcctgttttagcatgacaataaCCGGATGCACAAAGCAAggaccatacagaaatggtttgccgaaatccgtgtggaagaacttgactagcctgcacagacccctgacctcaactccatcgaacacctttgagatgaattggaacactgactgcaagccaggcctaaacgcacaacatcagtgcccgacctcactaatgctcttgtggctgaatggaagcaagtcccagttgcaatgttccaatatctattggaaagccttctcagaaaagtgaaggctgttatagcaacaaaggggggaccaactctatgttaatgcccatgattttggaatgagatgttcgacaagcaggtgtccacacacttttggtcatgtagtgtacatttcCTTTTGATATTGTAGATTAGGTTTGAGGTAGTCCAAATATATTCCAGAAGGTTCTGCAAGTGAATGCATGGTGATTCATCTTCAACAGATTGCTGTTGCAGGTTAGGAATGTGATCTCAGCGACGGTAGAGATATATAAGGAACTCGGGTAGTCCTAGTGCTCCTCAAATGAGAAGTTAGACGCAAATAACGGTACTAAAAGTTGACAAACCGCTAAATTGCCTAGGTCTATAATAACTTCAAGCGATTTGAATCTGTTTGCCAGTCACATAAACGCATATGAATTAAGAGCTGAACAATAGTCGTGGTAAACCGGCCACAAAGTTAATAGCATGTAAAAACAAAGACTCGGGTAAGTGCTTACCGCTGTCGATCCTGATGAAGAAGCTAGAAATACTTTTATAACCATTTTGTTACAATGTGTTCTGTAGAATGAGGTACTAACGTAGGTTAGTAAAGATAAAGGCTGACTCCCCTAATAGTAGAGCGCACCCAAGCCACACCACTGAGGCTATTTTTGTCCCCAAACTCTCCATCACCGCAGGATTGGTGGGCCAGGTTTTAGGGGTGCAGCGCTGACCGAGTGATTGGCAACTTCAGCTGTCTGTCGGTATGGGGACCACAAAGTTAGTTCGCAGCTACATGCATAGTGCATATATGGACAGAAATAGCCACTGCCCAACAGAGCAACTAGTGAAACCAAAATCAAGAGTTAAAGCGGCAGGTGAAATGTATGCTGTTGGACCATGATTATCTATAGGCCTAACAGTTATCTTTGTAGATCTACAGTGTGCATGCTTATTATAGGCTAGTGTATCGTTTTTTTAATTGTAGTATATCCTGAAAGTTGATCAAAACAAACAATTGTACTAAGTACTAACTTGTACTAAGTCTAATATAATTGCTTTAGTTGAAAACAGTTTgagtttatttacaaattagGATGGTGTGTTTTTTAATTCTCCCAAAAGCTGTCAGTTCAAATAAATGTCCATATGAGCTGTGATTTAACCATATAATTAGAACGTATTCCAAAGCGGTCCAGTAGACAGACAACTACATTTCCCATTGTCCTATTCTATGAGAACGCTTGTTTCTAGGGCAaccaaaaatacattttcagagacagccagccagcaacATAATCGTCAATGACTGTCTCTTGCTATTGAAGATAAATAATAACTCAACTGAATGCGAGAAGGGGGAAAAAACATTGATATATTTTAATAGTTGAATGTAGGGATTGCCTTGGCATGGGGAATTATTAGGCTTGGTTGTTAGTTATGTAGAATAGTTGAAGTCAGGAAAGGTTTTCAATCAAGCCAATGATTGTCTTCACTCGCTCTGTGTCTTCAATTGGCCTAGCTAGAtaacgttagatagctagctaaacgGATTATACTATTAAATAATGTAAGTACGCTATAGTTGGAAGTATAGATTGCTTTGATTCTTATAATTTAACATACAGTGTGGCTAAATGAACTACTTCAACTAATTGGATATCTTTCTGCTATATTACAGAAACTGGTGCAGGCTCATATTTTGCATGGGAGACATGTCTCTAAGTCTGAGACACCACACCAGAGGCATAGTGCAGCAGGACGATGCTAACTATGAAGTTGGAGCAGGGGATGTAGACTCATTCTGCTTTTCAGACCAGTCCACCCCTTCTAGGTCCAGCAGGGGATACAGCAGTAGGACAGGCAGCAGGGTAGACTCTCAGGGGTCATGCACCCAGTCAGACTACGAGGAGGAGGCTGACACTACTGCAAATAGGACCTTTGCCCTCTCACCAAGCAAGAAGCCAGGTCTGGGCACGAAGACAGCTAAAACACGAAGTATGTGATATCTGATATTTCATATCTTCTCATTACTACAGACAACCTAGCTTtcatgacatacagtgcattcggaaagtattcagatcccttgactttttccacattttgttacgttacagccttattctaaaatggatgaaatcattttttacccctcatcaatctacaaacaataccccataatgacaaagcgaaaatagtttttttgcaaatgtttttgcaaatgtattaaaaataaaaaacgggggaaaaaatgtacatacgtattcagaccctttactcagtactttgttgaagcacctttgccagcgattacagccttgagtcttcctgggtttgaccctacaagcttggcacacctgtatttggggagtttctccaattcttctctgcagatcctctcaagctctgtcaggttggatggggagcgttgctgctcagctattatcaggtctctccagagatgttcgatcaggttcaagtccgggctctggctgggccactcaaggacattcagagacttgtcccgaagccactcctgcgttgtcttggctgtgtgcttagggtcgttgtcctccagtctgaggttctaagtgctctggagcaggttttcatcaaggatctctccttcgatcctgactggtctcccagtccctgccactgaaaaacatccccacagcatgatgctgccaccaccatgcttcaccttagggatggtgccaggtttcctccagacgtgacgcttggcattcaggccaatgagttcaatcttggtttcatcagaccagagaatcttgtttctcatgatctgagagtcctttaggtgccttttgtcaaactccaagcgggctgtcatgtgccttttactgaggagtggcttccgtctggccactctaccataaaggcctgattggtggagtgctgcagaaatggttgtccttctggaaggttctcccatctccacagaggaactctgggttcttagtcacctccctgaccaaggcccttctcctccgactGCTCATTTTGgccgtgcggccagctctagaaagagtcttggtggttccaaacttcttacatttaagaatgatggaggccactgtgatcttggggacctttaatgctgcagacattttttggtacccttccccagatctgtgcctcgatataatcctgtctcggagcactacggacaattccttcaacctcatggcttcatttttgttctgacatgcactgtcaactttgggaccttatatagataggtgtgtgccttttcaaatcatgtccaatcaattgactttactacaggtggactccaatcaatttatagaaacatctcaaggatgatcaatggaaacaggatgcacctgagctcaatttcgagtctcatagcaaatggtctgtatacttatgtaaataaggtttttcagtttttatttctaatacataatacaaacatttctacaaatctattttcgctttgtcattttggggtattgtgtgtagattgatgaggggaaaaaacgatttaatccattttagaataaggctgtaacgtaacaaaatgtggaaaaagtcaaggggtctgaatactttccgaatgtactgtaagtGTAGGTCTATAGGCAGAGATGGTTTACAGCATATTCCTATGTACACATCACACTTAGGCACATTTTTCCTCTCAGCGCAAAACAAGGGAGGGGAGTGGTGCAAAAAGAAGAAAAACACTAATTTAAGGAAACACAAggcctctctcatccctccaatcAAGCCCCTGGAGGGCCCAAACCAGCGCATTAGGTCTGCCCACAGGCACCGCATCAAGGAGCTCAACAGCCAAGTGTgggagctgcagcagcagctgagTGGTGTCGCCACAGAGAACAAACTGCTAAAGCTGCTCCAGGTCCGCCACACAGTGGCGCTACAGCGCTTCCAAGACTCACAGAGTGGCCTTCCCCAGGTACGCTGCAGTTTTTCTGGGGGCTTTAATAACTGATctataacacagctataacaaaCTCTGATctgtaacacagctataacaaaCTCTGATctgtaacacagctataacaaaCTCTGATctgtaacacagctataacaaaCTCTGATctgtaacacagctataacaaaCTCTGATctataacacagctataacaaaCTCTGATctgtaacacagctataacaaaCTCTGATctataacacagctataacaaaCTCTGATctataacacagctataacaaaCTCTGATctgtaacacagctataacaaaCTCTGATctgtaacacagctataacaaaCTCTGATctgtaacacagctataacaaaCTCTGATctgtaacacagctataacaaaCTCTGATctgtaacacagctataacaaaCTCTGATCTCTAACACAGCTATAACAAACTGATctgtaacacagctataacaaaCTCTGATctataacacagctataacaaaCTCTGATctataacacagctataacaaaCTCTGATctgtaacacagctataacaaaCTCTGATctgtaacacagctataacaaaCTCTGATCTGTAGCACAGCTATAACAAACTCTGATCGGTAGCACAGCTATAACAAACTCTGATctgtaacacagctataacaaaCTGATctgtaacacagctataacaaaCTCTGATCTGTAGCACAGCTATAACAAACTCTGATctgtaacacagctataacaaaCTCTGATctgtaacacagctataacaaaCTCTGATctataacacagctataacaaaCTCTGATCTCTAACACAGCTATAACAAACTGATctgtaacacagctataacaaaCTCTGATCTGTAGCACAGCTATAACAAACTCTGATctgtaacacagctataacaaaCTCTGATctgtaacacagctataacaaaCTCTGATctgtaacacagctataacaaaCTCTGATCTGTAACACAGCTGTAACAAACTCATCAGCTAACAACAATAATCTGATCTTGTAGCATTGGCTAAGATCATAATGTTTTGCACCCACCCACACCCTCAGGTCCTGGCCAAGCACGGCAATGAGGTGCGCGGTCTGCAGGAGCTCCTGCGCAAAGCCCGCATCCGCCGCAACAGTCTGTCCAGGCGTCTGCGGGGCACCGAGGAGGAGCTGCTGCGTACCAAGGACATTCTGCACAGGCTGCAGCTGCTCAGCGAGGACCGCAGcctgaaagagagggaagagcttAGCCACAGGCTGGCCCTGATCAGTGTGGACCTGAACAGGAAGAACAAGAGAATACAGGTACAGTACATGCACTCACAAGGCAGGGCTGACTCCATGTTCACAGGCCAGGTGGATGCCTGTATTGAAACTGATTGGGTTTTCAACTCTGTCCATCTGTATTGGTCTTCTACGGGGAGACCAATATAGGTGGACAGGGTCAATACAATTATGCTAGATTGATACTGTACACATAGTATCACAATGTTATATCTGTAGTGAAACTTACATATATTGTGTGTTGCAGGACTTGGAAAGACATTTTGAGCTGAGCCAGATATCCTTCAATCGCCATCTTGCCACAGAAACAAGGAAGACCAATGAGGCCAGAGAAATGTCTGATTACCTCCAGGCACAGATCAGTCTGTTGACCAAAAAAATCAAAGTAAGTTTATAAGAACTTGAGAGCAGCAACATAGAGTGTAAAAaactttaggaacaccttcctaatattgagttgcaccccaccccacccccaacctggtcagtctatatcatggaaagagcaggtgttcataatgttttgtacaatcagtgtaGGTAAACTGTTCCAGATTTGAGTAGATTTGGAACAGTACTGTTGTTTGAAAGAGTGACCATCATTTAACTCGCAGTACTGCAATGTAAACACAAGAGGGTGTCTAATACAGCTGTATTTCAAAAGCCATAATTGAATGAAGCGAAATACCCATTTTCCCTCTCGTAaacttgcctggctacccaaacgcTATGCCACGCCCACagacgttagtttcttctccgcaatgaacctggatctgagtacctccccgaCGATTTCTAGAACGCAAACACACTCTAACccttctgattggtcccagaaaccgatgggttgggccagagccagaacacacatgGGTAACGCAGCgttttgaaaatgtgtcattggctttgatactctaaTCTAATTGGTTAGAAatgatccaatcgctgattaCTTTGTTTTGTTCAACAaattcagtttgagtcgtcaggcaacTGGCAACAAACCAGCCTGGTAACAGATATCAGGATGATTACACTACATTTGAGAAAGTAACATTTATTGTACATATTGCATTCTTGAGAAATGGTTTACTGACGCATTTAATACAAAATataggaaaaagagagagaattggaGATCCACAATATCTACTCACATAGATTTCcaaatggctggaacggaaaaGGTACAAAGACATTATGAGCTACTTTTAACATGTTCCAGATCAGACTATTTGTTTTTACTTGAGGCTGAATATCTTTTCACATTTACAGGGGCAAGAGAAACTAAATCTGTTCAAACAGATGACTTATCCTCTCTCCCCATCGAGGCTCCATGCCAACTTGAACTAGAATATGCCTGTTCACTCCAGCATCTGGAGTTGGAGAAGAAGAGTTTGAGCTGGGTACGTAAattgattttgttctctctcacattctgTGCAGAAAGCTGTATAACTGAGTAATGGtcaataaaacatttattcaaTATTGACCGATAAAAGCAAGATAGTAACTCCTTGATAAAAGTTTGTGTAGTGAGATCCACTGTAAAGTTGATATCTGGTTGTTTTTTTCAGGAGTCCTTTGCCATCGACTTCACAGACAGAAGTGACGCAGCAGACACGTTAGTGGATGACAGCGGATCAAACAATAATGAAGACTTTGCTGGTAAGGATTTCTTTTATTTTACTATAGACTATTGGGAGAACCAATGAACAGCTGCAAAGCGAAAGGGATATTGAGGAAATAAATGGTTAAATTACATTCTGAAGAGTCTTGTATGTACTCTCCAGTCACAGTATATGCAAAAAAGACAGCAAACACAAAAAACTCCCAAATATTGGGAATAATTAAAGCTCACGTGTCATAGTAATTTACAGGACTGAAATAACCTTTCCTGTGTCATGTTATATCCCCCAAAAAATCGGAGGGAATGACAACCGCTAATGCAAGCAACTATCATATTTATCCACAGAGGATGGAGAGTTGGATGGTGATTCTGACAAGGAGGATCCTCAGCTTCAGGGTGAGGAGGATTGCCTTGCAGAGAAGGCAGCGAGTTCCCCGAAGGCTTCAGGAAAGCAAACAGAGCCATTTGAAAGCCAGGTCCGGTACACTCTGGAGGATTTTCTGAATACAGAACGTGCCAACAAGGCCCTTGAATCCTCTCCCAGGACCAAACGTCTCTACAAATTCAAAGAAACCATCCAGAACCTACACAGTGGAAAGCCTGCCTATACCAGTCATACCCACAGCCTGAGAAAGAGCCCTCCTAGATACATCAAGAGCCAGGCCAGGGTGGAGAACCTTGGGTCTGGGGCATATGAGCCCTCCTTTGTCACTCTACCAGCAGAGAAGTGGCAAAGGCATGACACCAGGGGCCCTCATCCGGAGGATAGTGTAGTCCGCAGCAAGAAGAGCAGCTTGATGAAAGAGCTTTTTGGCCAGGCCCCAATCACTGATCCAATTGCCATGCAGACAGGCAGATCAAGAGTTCAAAGCACAGACCTGGACAGAATGTCATCTCACCATACAGGAGATGCTAGTCCGGTCTCACCTGGGAGAGAGACCAAGATCATTTTTGATTGACCCAAGAACAATACAAAATGATTATCTATTTTCACAAGTTGATTATTTTAATAAATCTTTCATCTGCCATGGCAACTCAACGCATTACTAAATGGAGTATTTGTATACGTGATATTTATAGTGAGTTATATACCTGAAAAGTATTGTTTAACTATTTGTTACAGAGGTAGTATTAAGCTATCTGTTTGTGATTAGAGCATCAAACATTCTGACACTATTGTTCATGACGAATTCCTTAACTC
This genomic window contains:
- the sh3bg gene encoding SH3 domain-binding glutamic acid-rich protein isoform X20 is translated as MVIKVFLASSSGSTAIKKKQQDVLGFLEALKVDYAPLDIACNEDNRMWMRENVPVEKKPTNGIPLPPQIFNEESYCGDYETFFDAKEDNAVYAFLGLPPPPGSKKREVPMEECNGDEHTEEVEAEVGGETGEEAAEEKVAEEKEAVEDTEESLEDTAPVKEEEAQEEVEDEEAKGEDDQPVSEEEEEAPEEEEDE
- the sh3bg gene encoding SH3 domain-binding glutamic acid-rich protein isoform X4, with product MVIKVFLASSSGSTAIKKKQQDVLGFLEALKVDYAPLDIACNEDNRMWMRENVPVEKKPTNGIPLPPQIFNEESYCGDYETFFDAKEDNAVYAFLGLPPPPGSKKREVPMEECNGDEHTEEVEAEVGGETGEEAAEEKVAEEKEAVEDTEESLEDTAPVKEEEAQEEVEDEEAKGEDDQPVSEEEEELRQLEEEEEAPEEEEEEEVTEEAEEEEDE
- the sh3bg gene encoding SH3 domain-binding glutamic acid-rich protein isoform X10, with the protein product MVIKVFLASSSGSTAIKKKQQDVLGFLEALKVDYAPLDIACNEDNRMWMRENVPVEKKPTNGIPLPPQIFNEESYCGDYETFFDAKEDNAVYAFLGLPPPPGSKKREVPMEECNGDEHTEEVEAEVGGETGEEAAEEKVAEEKEAVEDTEESLEDTAPVKEEEAQEEVEDEEAKGEDDQPVSEEEEEAPEEEEEEEVTEEAEQEEEDE
- the sh3bg gene encoding SH3 domain-binding glutamic acid-rich protein isoform X5; its protein translation is MVIKVFLASSSGSTAIKKKQQDVLGFLEALKVDYAPLDIACNEDNRMWMRENVPVEKKPTNGIPLPPQIFNEESYCGDYETFFDAKEDNAVYAFLGLPPPPGSKKREVPMEECNGDEHTEEVEAEVGGETGEEAAEEKVAEEKEAVEDTEESLEDTAPVKEEEAQEEVEDEEAKGEDDQPVSEEEEEAPEVTEEEEEEEVTEEAEQEEEDE
- the sh3bg gene encoding SH3 domain-binding glutamic acid-rich protein isoform X15 → MVIKVFLASSSGSTAIKKKQQDVLGFLEALKVDYAPLDIACNEDNRMWMRENVPVEKKPTNGIPLPPQIFNEESYCGDYETFFDAKEDNAVYAFLGLPPPPGSKKREVPMEECNGDEHTEEVEAEVGGETGEEAAEEKVAEEKEAVEDTEESLEDTAPVKEEEAQEEVEDEEAKGEDDQPVSEEEEEAPEVTEQEEEDE
- the sh3bg gene encoding SH3 domain-binding glutamic acid-rich protein isoform X17, whose translation is MVIKVFLASSSGSTAIKKKQQDVLGFLEALKVDYAPLDIACNEDNRMWMRENVPVEKKPTNGIPLPPQIFNEESYCGDYETFFDAKEDNAVYAFLGLPPPPGSKKREVPMEECNGDEHTEEVEAEVGGETGEEAAEEKVAEEKEAVEDTEESLEDTAPVKEEEAQEEVEDEEAKGEDDQPVSEEEEEAPEVTEEEEDE
- the sh3bg gene encoding SH3 domain-binding glutamic acid-rich protein isoform X21 — translated: MVIKVFLASSSGSTAIKKKQQDVLGFLEALKVDYAPLDIACNEDNRMWMRENVPVEKKPTNGIPLPPQIFNEESYCGDYETFFDAKEDNAVYAFLGLPPPPGSKKREVPMEECNGDEHTEEVEAEVGGETGEEAAEEKVAEEKEAVEDTEESLEDTAPVKEEEAQEEVEDEEAKGEDDQPVSEQEEEDE
- the sh3bg gene encoding SH3 domain-binding glutamic acid-rich protein isoform X19, which encodes MVIKVFLASSSGSTAIKKKQQDVLGFLEALKVDYAPLDIACNEDNRMWMRENVPVEKKPTNGIPLPPQIFNEESYCGDYETFFDAKEDNAVYAFLGLPPPPGSKKREVPMEECNGDEHTEEVEAEVGGETGEEAAEEKVAEEKEAVEDTEESLEDTAPVKEEEAQEEVEDEEAKGEDDQPVSEEEEEAPEQEEEDE